The genomic stretch GGGTGCAAAGCTGAGTATCTGACCGCAATCACACCTCCAGCGTCACCGTCACCGGGACATGGTCCGACGGCCGCTCCCAGCCGCGCGCATCCCGCGTGATCCTGAAATCGCTGACACCGTCCTTCAGCGCCCGCGAGACCCAGATGTGGTCGAGCCGGCGGCCGCGGTCGCCGACGGTCCAGTCGGCGGCGCGGTAGCTCCACCAGGTGTAGACCTTCTCCGAAAGCGGTATGCGCTCCCGCGCGACGTCGAACCATTCGCCGTGCGTCTGGGCGGCCAGCAGTTTTTCAGTCTCGATCGGGGTGTGCGACACGACTTTCAACAATTGCTTGTGCGACCAGACGTCGTTCTCATGCGGCGCCACGTTGAGATCGCCGACCAGGATATGCCGGTCGTCGCCGCGCGGATGCAGCGGCTCGCAGGCTTTCATCTCGTCGAGAAATTTCAGCTTGTGGTCGAACTTCGGATTGAGCGCGGGATCGGGAATATCGCCGCCGGCCGGGACGTAGAAATTATGCAGCACCAGCGGCTTTACGAGCTGCGCCTTCTCGCCGAATGAAACCGAGATGTGCCGAGAATCGATGTTGTCACAGAAGGTTCTTACATCCTTGCTCTCGAACGGCAGCTTCGAGACGATGGCGACGCCGTGATAGCCCTTCTGCCCGTTCAGCGCGACGTGCTCGTAGCCGAGACGCTTGAAGCGCTTCAGCGGGAAGGCATCGTCGATGCATTTGGTTTCCTGCAGGCAAAGCACGTCCGGCCGCACCGACTTGAGAAACCTGGCGACGAGATCGATGCGCAGGCGCACCGAGTTGATATTCCACGTTGTCAGGGAGAAGCGCATGAGAACCGTGTCTTACCACGGTTCGTGCTGCGGTTTTCCAGCTCTCCACAGGGAAACGAACGCGCGAGGCCGCAAAATCAGCCCGGCGAGGTCGGATAATTGGTGAAGTCGATCTTGAACAAATTGGGATCGACCTTCTTCGACGTATCCAGATTGTAGACCGCGACCGTGGTGTCGTAGCCCTGCGGGTCGGTCACAGTCCATTGCTTGAGCTGGCCGTCCTTGGTGCCGATCATCAGCATCAGCCGGCTGGTCCCGATCAGTGCCTGCTTCTCTTCGATGGTGACGCTGATGAAGACATCGTCGGCGGTGACGTTGACGACGTTGGTGTCCTTCATCAGATCGATGCGATCCGACAGCAGAAACCGCAGCGGCGTCTGCGACAGCGGATAGATGTCCTGGGTCGCGAGCTTGCGGTCGCGCACCGCCAGCGACGAGCCGTCGGCGATGATGGCGATCGGCGTCGGATCGTCATATTCGAAACGCACCTTGCCCGGTTTCTGGATGTAGAAGTCGCCCTTGGTCTTGCTGCCATCGGGTCCGACCTGGACGAAATTCCCGACCAGCGTCTGCAGCGACGACAGATACGAACTCACCTTGGCGGCTTGCGCCTTCTGGTTGGCATCGAAGCTCGAAAAGATACTGGCAGGGACATTGCGGTGCGGATCGGGGATCACCGGGTTCGGCGGCGCCTGGGATGTCGTCCCCGTCGTCCTCGGCGCGCCCTGTGCACTCAGCTGCACGCCGCCGTCTCGGGCCTTCGGCGCGGGCTTCGGAACGGGAACGTTCTGCGCGGACGAAGGCATCGCGAGGCCGGCGAGAGACGCTGATATCAACAGCGCCAATCCGTAATGGATGCCGCGATGGGTGGATTGTTTTGTCATTCGGTATTTCAGACCTCTATTCGAGGCAATGCCCCGCTTCGACGGCTATTTTATCGTGCTTTGGACCAAAAGAGGTATCGTTTTTCCGTGAAAATGCAGCACTTGCTTAGAAGCGGCCTTCTTCTTCCTCGACCAGAATCTCGCGTTTGCCGGCGTGATTGGCCTGGCCCACGATGCCTTCCAGTTCCATCCGCTCCATCAAAGAAGCTGCGCGGTTATATCCGATTTGCAGCCGGCGTTGAATGTACGAAGTCGATGCCTTGCGGTCGCGCTTGACGATCGCGACCGCCTGCGAAAACAGGTCGGCGCCGCCGCCATCGCCACCCATGCCGGTGGAATCGAATACCGCGCCGTCCTCGTCGGTAGGCTCTTCAGCGGTGACCGCCTCGAGATATTCCGGCTGGCCCTGCGTCTTGAGATGGCGCACCACCTTCTCGACTTCTTCGTCGGAAACGAATGGGCCGTGCACGCGGCTGATGCGGCCGCCGCCGGCCATATAGAGCATGTCGCCCTGGCCGAGCAGTTGCTCGGCGCCCATCTCGCCGAGGATCGTTCGGCTGTCGATCTTCGAGGTGACCTGGAACGAAATGCGGGTCGGAAAATTCGCCTTGATGGTGCCGGTGATGACGTCGACCGAGGGCCGTTGCGTTGCGAGGATCACATGCAGGCCTGCGGCGCGCGCCATCTGCGCCAGCCGCTGCACCGCGCCTTCGATGTCCTTGCCGGCGACCATCATCAGGTCGGCCATTTCGTCGACGATGATGACGATGTAGGGCAATGGATCGAGGTCGAGCTTTTCTTCTTCGTAGATCGCCTTGCCGGTTTCCTTGTCGAAGCCGGTATGCACCGTGCGCGTCAGCTCCTCGCCCTTGCCCCTGGCTTCGACGAGACGCTGATTGTAGCCGTCGATGTTGCGCACACCGAGCTTGGACATTTTCTTGTAGCGCTCTTCCATCTCGCGCACCGCCCATTTCAGCGCGACCACCGCCTTTTTCGGGTCGGTCACGACCGGCGTCAAAAGATGCGGGATGCCGTCATAGACGGAGAGTTCGAGCATTTTCGGATCGACCATGATCAGGCGGCACTGGTCCGGCCGCAAGCGATAGACCAGGCTGAGGATCATGGTGTTGATGGCGACCGATTTGCCCGAGCCGGTGGTGCCGGCGATCAGCATGTGCGGCGTGCGCGCCAGATCAATGATGATGGATTCGCCGCCGATGTTCTTGCCGAGGCAAAGCGGAAGCTTGGCCATCGAGTCGTCCTTCACCGACAGCAGCTCGCGCAGATAAACCTTCTCGCGATGCGCGTTGGGCAATTCGATGCCGATCGCGTTGCGGCCGGCGACGACGGCGACGCGCGCCGACAGCGCGCTCATCGAGCGCGCGATGTCGTCGGCGAGACCGATGACCCGCGACGATTTGATGCCGGGCGCGGGCTCGAGTTCGTACAGCGTCACCACCGGGCCGGGATTGGCCTTGACGATTTCGCCGCGGACGCCGAAATCGCCGAGCACGCCTTCCAGCGCGCGCGAATTGGCTTCCAGTTCGGCCTTGTTCAGCGGCTGCCGGTCGGAAGCCTTCGGCGCGGTCAGTACCGAGACCGATGGCAGTTCGAACTTGTCGGAGGATTTACGCGCCGGCGCGCGCGGGGCTTTCTTGCGCGGCGCGCGGGTGGCGGGGACTTCCTCGTCCTCGTCTTCCTCGTCTTCGTTGGCAAAATCCTCTTCAGCCTGCGGAGCCAGTGACGGCGCAGTGCGGCCGCCGAGATTGGGCTCCTGGCGTTCGAACGAGGCCGTCCGCGGCTGCGGCGCACTTGCGACCAGCGAGCGGTACGCCGTGGTCAATAGCCAGCCGAGACGCGCCTTCGTGCTCATGACGGCATGAAACATCCAGCCGAGCGAGACCGAGCTGCGATCGCCCTCTTCCTCGAACGGCGCGTCATCGTCCTCGATCGGCGTCAGCTCCTCGTCCTGCGGCCGCGAGCCCCAGCCGCATGCGAGCAGGAAGGTCGCCGACATCGCCGCGAAAAGAATGATCCCGAGCACCAGCCGATAGACGAAACCTGCCGGGCCGAACACCACCGCCGGCGCGCGCACCAGTGCGTCGCCGACGACGCCGCCAAGTCCGGTCGGCAGCGGCCAGGCGCCGCCATGCGGCCAGCAGCTGGCAAAGCCCGCGGCGATTACCGTGGTGAGAATCCAGCATCCGAGCCGCAACGCTTCGCGGTCGAAGG from Bradyrhizobium sp. Ash2021 encodes the following:
- a CDS encoding exodeoxyribonuclease III, with protein sequence MRFSLTTWNINSVRLRIDLVARFLKSVRPDVLCLQETKCIDDAFPLKRFKRLGYEHVALNGQKGYHGVAIVSKLPFESKDVRTFCDNIDSRHISVSFGEKAQLVKPLVLHNFYVPAGGDIPDPALNPKFDHKLKFLDEMKACEPLHPRGDDRHILVGDLNVAPHENDVWSHKQLLKVVSHTPIETEKLLAAQTHGEWFDVARERIPLSEKVYTWWSYRAADWTVGDRGRRLDHIWVSRALKDGVSDFRITRDARGWERPSDHVPVTVTLEV
- a CDS encoding outer membrane lipoprotein carrier protein LolA gives rise to the protein MPSSAQNVPVPKPAPKARDGGVQLSAQGAPRTTGTTSQAPPNPVIPDPHRNVPASIFSSFDANQKAQAAKVSSYLSSLQTLVGNFVQVGPDGSKTKGDFYIQKPGKVRFEYDDPTPIAIIADGSSLAVRDRKLATQDIYPLSQTPLRFLLSDRIDLMKDTNVVNVTADDVFISVTIEEKQALIGTSRLMLMIGTKDGQLKQWTVTDPQGYDTTVAVYNLDTSKKVDPNLFKIDFTNYPTSPG
- a CDS encoding DNA translocase FtsK, with translation MSMPAIERVIPLVSQLPASIRDALARRLREFTGLCLIALSGVAAAALMTWSVQDPSFSHATSRAIRNIVGYPGAIGADLLMQILGLGAIMLILPVAVWGWRMLTHRTFDREALRLGCWILTTVIAAGFASCWPHGGAWPLPTGLGGVVGDALVRAPAVVFGPAGFVYRLVLGIILFAAMSATFLLACGWGSRPQDEELTPIEDDDAPFEEEGDRSSVSLGWMFHAVMSTKARLGWLLTTAYRSLVASAPQPRTASFERQEPNLGGRTAPSLAPQAEEDFANEDEEDEDEEVPATRAPRKKAPRAPARKSSDKFELPSVSVLTAPKASDRQPLNKAELEANSRALEGVLGDFGVRGEIVKANPGPVVTLYELEPAPGIKSSRVIGLADDIARSMSALSARVAVVAGRNAIGIELPNAHREKVYLRELLSVKDDSMAKLPLCLGKNIGGESIIIDLARTPHMLIAGTTGSGKSVAINTMILSLVYRLRPDQCRLIMVDPKMLELSVYDGIPHLLTPVVTDPKKAVVALKWAVREMEERYKKMSKLGVRNIDGYNQRLVEARGKGEELTRTVHTGFDKETGKAIYEEEKLDLDPLPYIVIIVDEMADLMMVAGKDIEGAVQRLAQMARAAGLHVILATQRPSVDVITGTIKANFPTRISFQVTSKIDSRTILGEMGAEQLLGQGDMLYMAGGGRISRVHGPFVSDEEVEKVVRHLKTQGQPEYLEAVTAEEPTDEDGAVFDSTGMGGDGGGADLFSQAVAIVKRDRKASTSYIQRRLQIGYNRAASLMERMELEGIVGQANHAGKREILVEEEEGRF